The Thermoproteota archaeon genome segment CAAGGAGAAGAGCAGGGGAGGTGATTTCGTGCTGTGCTACGAAACAGCTGCTTATATCAGGACCGGGTTCCAAACACCATCCGCAGCCTTCGCTTATGTTAGAGAGTCCGACATGGAGAGATGGACCTCTCTAGGAAGGAAGGCTAGCAAGCTGGCTGATCTCGTCCTCATACCGGTCCGGGAACTACCGACTAGTGAAATTATATCAGGTTGGCCCGTGGTAACGGAGGAAAGGCTGAAGCTTGAGCTTATCACATGGTTAGGGAGGGGAGTACTGGATCTGGCGGCCCTCGGAGGGAAGATTCCTACGGTCGTGGAGGAGATGACTGATGTCATCTATTGATGATTTCCTGTCCGTGGCGGAGGAAAGGAGGGTCAGATACGCCCTGATGGGTGCCCTAGCGATATCAGCCATAAGGACCTTCAGGACCACTCATGATGTGGACGTGGCTGTGCACCCGGCAGATCTCTGGAAGCTCAAGCGGGGTTTATCGAGCTTGGGCTACGTGTTGCTGGAGAACCCTCGCCTCGGAAAGCTCGAATTTAAGCACAGGGTGAAGGGGGATATAGATGTATACGTGGACAAGATCTCCGGTTTGAGTGTGAAGCAGCTTCTCAATAGAGCTGTGGAGGCAGAGATTGATGGAAGGAGAGTGTGGGTCATATCACCTGAGGATGCCCTCCTGCTCAAGGCCCTAGCCCGCAGGGAGAGGGACCTCGCTGACATAGCGGTCATACTCATGGAGGTCGGGGATAGGATCGACTGGGAGTATGTGAAAAATATGGGCAGCGAGCTGAATCTTGACCTGAAGGAAGTTCTGAGGAGGAGCATCGAGAGACTGCCCGTCTCGGTGGACAATCCGCCCAAGGTCAGGAAAATTCTTAGGAGATTGGTAGATAATATGTTAAGGTGATTTACAGTTTTCCATGCTCGGAGAATTTAGACGGGCGGGTGTAGTATTTTTCGGCCTTCAATGAGATGAGGAAGGTTTGATCCAATAGTGAACTCGTAGATCGACAAGAAGAAAAGGAAGTAAGGAAGATTTAGGCAGGTCTCATGAACTTGGCGGCCTCTTTGAAGGCTTCTATGGCCCTCTCTATGTCCTCCTTGGTGTGGACCACGCTGACGGTCCACTCGTCGTCACTTACCACGGGCTCTATGAACACTCCTCTGTTCATCATCGCTATCCAATAGCGCCACCAAGCAGCATCGTCCTGCTGGTAGAATGTTGGCAGATCCACCACCGGTTCCGTCGCGCCCGGGTATATGTGACCGTTCGGACCTATCCACTGGACCACTGCGGGTATCCTGTAGTCGTCCACTATGTCTTGGAATGCCCTGCTGAGCTCGTCGCAGAGCCTGTGAGCCCTCGGGTAGGCATCAATGGTCAGGACCTTCGTGAGGGTCGCTAGAGCTGCGGCCATCACCAGCCTGTTGGCGTTGAACGTGCCAGCATGAACGGCGCTGTGAGGACCCACGACAGACATGACCTCCTCCTTACCCATGATCGCCGATACAGGGAAGCCGCCTCCTATGCTCTTTGCCGTCACCGCCAGATCTGGTTTTATGCCGAAGAACTCCGCCGCCCCACCGGGCGCGAGTTTAACACCGGTCTTCACCTCATCGAAGATCAGGAGGGCCCCGTACTCCTCGGTGAGCTTCCTTAACCCTTCGAGGAAGCCCGGCCTGGGGGGCACGACACCTATGTTCATGGCCACGGGCTCCACTATAACGGCAGCTATCTCCTCCTCATGCTTCCTGAACAGCCTCTCCACGGAGTTTAGGTCGTTGTATCTAGCTATCAAGACTGACTCCAGAGTGGTGCCCGGTATCCCCGGACCTACGGGTATCCTCCTCGGGAACTTCCTGCCCATCTGACCGGGAGGTGACTTTATGCTCACCAAGACGTAGTCATGAGCCCCGTGATAGTTCCCCTCGAACTTCACTATCTTGTCCTTGCCAGTGTACGCCCTAGCTATCCTTATGGCGTGCATCGTCGCCTCAGCTCCCGAGTTGCTGAACCTCACCTTATCGAGACCCCATCTCCTAGCCAGCTCCTTCGCGACGAGTCTGGCCTCTGGCACATCCGTCCCGAAGGCAGTTCCTTCTTGTATCACCTCCTGAACCGCCTCAACCACCGCAGGATGGCTGTGGCCCGAGAACACCGCACCCATGGCGAGGTTGAGGTCCAAGTACTCGTTGCCGTCAATATCCCATACCTTCCCGCCCTTACCCTTGGCTATATAGATAGGATAGGGCTCAAAGAACCTCATATTGCTGTTTACACCATGGGGTACGTATTTTCGAGCCTCCCTAAAGATCTGTTCGGACCTACGGGTTCTCTCCGTGTACCTCCCGAGTTCCTCGGAGAAGAAGTCGGGGACTTCCCCTAGCCAGCCAGCCAAAGTACCACCAACGCTAGGCCCACCAGATCCTTATAAAACCTAGCCTCAGGGTTTATTAGAGAGCGATACGCCATGAGGGTAGGTGAACATGGTAGCCCCGTATGCAGGAAAGGTTTTGAGGGTAGACCTGTCCGAGAATAAAATAGTTGTAGAGAACACGAGGCGGGATTGGGCCGCTCTCTACCTTGGAGGAAGGGGTTTGGGAATAAGGTATCTTTATGAGGAAGTTCCGCCGTCCACAGGAGCCCTCTGGCCTGAAAACAAGATTATAGTTGCTACTGGGCCGCTGACCGGGACCGTGGCCCCTCTCACCGGAAGGTTCACGGTAGTTACCAAATCACCGAAAACGGGCACGTTGAATGACAGTTATGTGGGAGGCGCCTTCGGTCCCGAGCTCAAGTACGCGGGATACGACCTCATGATAGTTCAGGGGAAGGCGGAGAAACCCGTCTACATATATGTTAAAGATGAAGAGGTGGAGATAAGGGATGCTAGCCATCTCTGGGGGAGAACGGTACCGAAAGCCACGGAGGAGTTGAAGAAGGATCACGGCAGGCTGGCTAGGACACTGGTGATAGGGCCTGCAGGGGAGAATCTCAGCTACATGGCCTCCGCGGTGGTCGATGAGCACTTCATCGCGGGCAGGGGAGGTGTGGGTGCTGTATTCGGATCCAAGAAGCTCAAAGGGATAGTAGTAGAGGCGAGCGAGAGGAGCATAGACTTCCCCAATCCCGCGAGGTTCAGGGAGACCGTAGCTAGGCTGATGAAGGAGAGCGTGCTCACCGAGACGAACCTCTGGGCTAGGACCGATGGAACTCCCGTCATAGTGGATCTCAGCAATAATGTAGGTGCTCTGCCACACCTCAACTTCAGGGAGGGCTACTATGAGTACGCGAACTACATCAATACTGATGTGTTGAAGGCCAAGCTCGACAGCAGGTTCGCCTGCCATTCGTGCCCGCTCGCCTGCAAGAGAAAGATTAAGACTAGGAGAGGGGTGATAAAGGCCCCCGAGTACGAGACGATAGGGATGATGGGGTCGAACCTCTCCCTCAAGGACATGGATGAACTGGCCCACCTTGGAGAGCTAGCTGACCAGTTAGGCCTAGACACCATAAGTCTCGGAGCCACCCTGAGCTTCCTACTCGAGATAAGGGAGAGGGGAATAATTACGGATGAGGAGATAGGGTTCCACGTGGACTGGGGCGAGCCTGAGGCCTTGGCCAAGCTGGTGAGGATGATAGCTTACAGGGAGGGCATCGGCAATACCTTGGCTGATGGGGTAAAGAGAGCCGCTGAGAGGATAGGGAGGGACAGTGAGAGATATGCAATGCACATAAAGGGATCTGAGATCCCCGCTTATGATCCTAGATCGAGCTGGGGAATGGCCTTAGCCTACGCCACCTCCGACAGGGGAGCCTGCCACCTCAGGGCCTGGACCATAGCGAGCGAGGCCTTCGGAGACATGCCGCCCCTCACCTTC includes the following:
- a CDS encoding nucleotidyltransferase, yielding MSSIDDFLSVAEERRVRYALMGALAISAIRTFRTTHDVDVAVHPADLWKLKRGLSSLGYVLLENPRLGKLEFKHRVKGDIDVYVDKISGLSVKQLLNRAVEAEIDGRRVWVISPEDALLLKALARRERDLADIAVILMEVGDRIDWEYVKNMGSELNLDLKEVLRRSIERLPVSVDNPPKVRKILRRLVDNMLR
- a CDS encoding aldehyde ferredoxin oxidoreductase family protein, with product MVAPYAGKVLRVDLSENKIVVENTRRDWAALYLGGRGLGIRYLYEEVPPSTGALWPENKIIVATGPLTGTVAPLTGRFTVVTKSPKTGTLNDSYVGGAFGPELKYAGYDLMIVQGKAEKPVYIYVKDEEVEIRDASHLWGRTVPKATEELKKDHGRLARTLVIGPAGENLSYMASAVVDEHFIAGRGGVGAVFGSKKLKGIVVEASERSIDFPNPARFRETVARLMKESVLTETNLWARTDGTPVIVDLSNNVGALPHLNFREGYYEYANYINTDVLKAKLDSRFACHSCPLACKRKIKTRRGVIKAPEYETIGMMGSNLSLKDMDELAHLGELADQLGLDTISLGATLSFLLEIRERGIITDEEIGFHVDWGEPEALAKLVRMIAYREGIGNTLADGVKRAAERIGRDSERYAMHIKGSEIPAYDPRSSWGMALAYATSDRGACHLRAWTIASEAFGDMPPLTFEGKAKLTKDLQDLNSVKWSLIICDFWIVGYREMADLLSATLDVDFKESYLQEVGERIWNLSRMYNVRAGFKRQDDYPPDRFFEEAHTKGPIKGVKLPREEYEKILDEYYQLRGWDREGVPLRETLDRLELSRDLGLS
- a CDS encoding glutamate-1-semialdehyde 2,1-aminomutase — encoded protein: MAGWLGEVPDFFSEELGRYTERTRRSEQIFREARKYVPHGVNSNMRFFEPYPIYIAKGKGGKVWDIDGNEYLDLNLAMGAVFSGHSHPAVVEAVQEVIQEGTAFGTDVPEARLVAKELARRWGLDKVRFSNSGAEATMHAIRIARAYTGKDKIVKFEGNYHGAHDYVLVSIKSPPGQMGRKFPRRIPVGPGIPGTTLESVLIARYNDLNSVERLFRKHEEEIAAVIVEPVAMNIGVVPPRPGFLEGLRKLTEEYGALLIFDEVKTGVKLAPGGAAEFFGIKPDLAVTAKSIGGGFPVSAIMGKEEVMSVVGPHSAVHAGTFNANRLVMAAALATLTKVLTIDAYPRAHRLCDELSRAFQDIVDDYRIPAVVQWIGPNGHIYPGATEPVVDLPTFYQQDDAAWWRYWIAMMNRGVFIEPVVSDDEWTVSVVHTKEDIERAIEAFKEAAKFMRPA